The Clarias gariepinus isolate MV-2021 ecotype Netherlands chromosome 3, CGAR_prim_01v2, whole genome shotgun sequence DNA window TTCTTGGCTTAATTGTTCATAAACACAGAGTGTGTTTGTAGGCTCGAGTGTTTTGTGCTCAGTTTTCAATTTTGGCTCCATTTTTAGGTCAGGGGTTTACCTTAACATCACGATTAAAAAGActcctttccaaaaaaaaaaagtgcactgcAGTCTGAGGACTGATCTGTCTCCTTTCAAGTTTTAAGTTGTGATGGCTAACTGCCGTCACCGCCCAAGCCTGTGAACAATGCATGGGAATGTGTGTACAGCAGTGCACATTACGCATCCCCCTTAGAGAGAGTGCTCATCATGGAGCATATTGGGTGCCTGAGTCACTCTGTGTCACTGATGCTGAGATTGCTTTTTTAATGACATCATTTTAATGCTCTCTTTTATGTAGTTATGCATAAATGTGGGTGTTATTCAGGGCTGCAGGAGTAAGACAAGGAGTAAGACATTCATTAGTAGGTTGACTAGGCCTTTATAACAATGCAGCTTGTGTCCACTTTTTGGGTTTTTCCATGATTCACTGAGATATGGTTCGGGTATGACCTTGAATGAATAGCAGGCTTGATAACTCCTACAGCTCTGTGTATTACTTTCAGTCTCACTTTCTTACTGGATACTGGAATAGAAAGTAGAACTACACCGAGATTAATGAACTACTTGTTTATCTGTGATATCTGACTATCCGACTTCTTTTCTGACCATATCTGGCCATCTTTGTTACTCACCTTGGATAATTTTCCATCTTGGGATTTCTGTTTGCCGTGTAACGAGCTGCTTTTGAGATAGGGCTCAGCATGCAGGTGTCATGGGAAACAGTTGTGCAAACTCCTTACAGGAGTTCCTTCATGTTTCTAAGGAAATATTATTAATGGAATGATAGCTCTTGTTCTAGCATAgctgtttttaaacatgaagcTAACACAGAAAATAAGCAGCTTTCATAACCCTAAACAGGGGTCACATTAGCTACATTTGCTTGGACaatatttctataattttcAATAAATCCCACATTCCGTGCTTTAATACAAGATTAATGTCTTATCTTATTAATGATTGCTTGGATGCTTTACTACATGTAAAATGgcaaaacaatatatttattccatCAAGAGTGAAATAATCAGATCTAGTGTTTAAACAGCTAATATTTTCCTATTGAACAGATAAAGTTTTACCCAACCCCACTATTCCAGTTGAAAATACATTCTGATCAGGTCCGACTGTTCCTATTAAGGtgtttacatgatgcattttttgattttgattgtgctattattatgattattagtaGAATATTGGGGTCCATGTACCTGACGTTTTGTCAACTCTgggtttatactgtatggttaACCTGCAGGTGACAAATTACTTGTAGAGTTGAGACAGTTGTAAGTAGCAGtatcatctacagtatgtacagtattttagtttgtgcatgtatgtaatacatataatatatactataaGTAGTATGAACTTTGTTGAGGTTAACCATAATCCAAGTCCATACAAGACAGGCAGGCAAAATTAAACCACAATACTCTATGAGCAAGGTCTAAAAACTAGaacaaatgtgaatgtaaagATTATTTTGAATAATATAAACAAGTAAGCATACTAAGActgtaattttatgtttattaatcatttttgcaGAAAGACATTGGCTGGCGTCCTGAAGCTAAGCACTTGCTGCTGTTCATGACCGATGAGCCATCTCATCTTGCACTGGATAGCAAACTGGCAGGCATTGTGGTGCCCCACGATGGACGCTGCCACCTAGAAGATGGCACCTATTCCCAATCTGCCCACATGGTAATCAAACACACTATATctaaataattgtatttatggATCTTACTGAGCAGAATGTTTTAGAAATGCTATTGATTTTATTCTTGGCCTCCTTCAGGAGCATCCAACCATTGGGCAGTTGGCAGAGAAGCTTCTACACAACAACATTTACTCAGTTTTTGCTGTGAAGCACGTGCAGTATGAGTGGTATGAGGTAATTCCTGACAAATGAAAATGGATCCTGGCTTCATTAGATAATCCCATGGCTTACAACAGGGGCAGATATTAaatgagtctctctctctctctctctctctctctctctctatcgctcTCTCTTTTGTGTCTTTTGTTAAAAGGATTTGGTGGCTTTCCTACCGGGTACTTACCTAGGCATTTTACCTGGGAATCTTACAAACCTAGTGGTGGATGCATACAAGGTGAGAACACCCAAGCTTTTGGTTTCTGTCTGACTCATTGTGGCACTTTATATTGTGGCAGCTAGTCATTAACCTGTCTTAAGAGGACAGGTTCTTTTATGTATCACCACACAGTCAGTGCTTTCCTTTAGGATTTACAAATAAAGCTGCTTGTGAGTATGCGTACAGAATGATCAGGGTTTCCTGTCTGAGTCAGTGTCAGTGGGAAAAAATTCTCACAGGGGAGCTGAGGTGGAAAAGGGGATTTTGAGCTGGCATTCAGCAGGGCAAATGCATTAAACCCAGTGGGGTTACAACAACCTATTGTTCCTCCTCCCGGAAGAAGTAGAATCCACAGATTGTTCCGAACAGAGAGCTGCATTATAATTCTCCTGAATTGCCGCAGCGACAGTGCACCATGTCTCTCTCTACCACCAACTATTTTTAGAGCTTCTGTTTTTaacatgtgtttaaaaaagCCTCATTACAGCTTAGAATAACAGTGCCTCTTGCACAGACAATGTGGTTGGTGCATCTCTGTCTCACATTCCTTTTTTTCAGAAACTGTTATCAGATGTCAGAGTGGAGGTGGAAGTCGAGGACAGAGAAGCACACAGATTCTGGGTCAGCGTAAAAGCAGTATGCCCGACCGGATCTACTGCGTCAGGGAGCAGCAAATGCACCAACGTTCAACCCGGGCAAAAAGTACGAAAGAATCAATGAGTTGATTAAAGAATACTAATACAAaccctttttttcttcagaagACATTTCTTATTGCGATTACCAGAGTACTTAACAAAAGCCTCCTACATAACAGGCAGGGGAGAATGTGTACTGAGTACTTTTGTTAGGAGAGTCCTTTTGATTGGTTGTGgttgtgagtgtgtacagtatgcgcATGTGTGTATTTCAAGGTCCCTAGGGAGAACAGAATAGAATGTGTACTTGAGGCGATTACACTAAAATCCCATTTACAAGAACAGCCTGATATGCTGAACTCACATGAcctttacagtatgtaatacaagatagtgatataaaaaaacattttattagaaACTATGTTTTAAACTTGCTTTATAGTATTATGGTACATGTTGCCCTTTATGTGCAAGTCATTTAGCTGCTCAGAAATTTACATAACATCATCTGAaactaacatttttaaaaatgtaatatttacagGGAAAGACCCTTCCACATGCCAATCACTGACTCTTCTACCTCCATCTGTGTTTCCCTAAACCATGTGAACTAGTATTTCCCTCTACTGACAAAGGCATAATCATTACCAGATGTGTTAAATTAGGCACAGGAAACACCAATCCACATTGTGCACACATTCCATGACTGGAACTGTTAAACTTTtccctaataataaaaaaaaccctactcTTATCTGATCTGTCCTCCCTCAAGGTCTTCTTCAACATCACAGTGGGAATGCGAGCATGTCCGGAAAGGGATGATGCTCTGCGGAAACCAAATAATCCTGAGGTTAAATTGGTGGTGAAACCTGTAGGATTTAACGAGTCCACAATTGTACGAGTGCGACAAGCCTGTGTGTGTAGCTGCGGTGGGGCAGGACCTTGCCATGACAATCCGGAAACTCCCCCGTGTTCGTCTGGAATCAATTCAGCAGTTGAGAGGGGTTTGATGGACAGTTGCCAAGATGTGAAGTCTGGCCTGATGTGCAGTGGCAGAGGAACTTGTGTGTGcggggcatgtgtgtgtgaccgGAGCAAGCTTGGCACCATCTACGGACAGTTCTGCGAGAAGGACGATTTCTCCTGTCCCAACGAGAGGGGTGTAATGTGTGGAGGTgggtatgtgtgtctgtgtctaaacacaaacacattttaacacATCACAAAGAACCAGATGTTTTGTAATCTGAAATCTGGTCCTAGCATGAAATACTGGTATTTGTAAGTGGTGCTAACACTGCTTTCGGTTGGTGATTGGTTACTTATACATACCATTTTACCCCAAATGTCTGTTTGCACCAACTAGCATTAGCTGTAAAACTAGCATTAGATGTATCTTTCTTTCACCTATCTGGCTCAggtactatttatttatttacagaatacAATAATTTAGCTAAACTCGCCAGATCTAAACACTGCATTTTGCTACTGTCATCCAGCTATTTTATGGTACATGCTAATTTGAGCAAGAATCAGATCCCTCTCTGCTTCCGAGTCCCTGTGTTATGGCTGACttttcaacaataaataaataaataaaataacatatcaattaaatttactgtatttactttactcatactgtatatgtaatcaTAAAGACTATTAattgtacaatatagaaaatgttGGGCtaaatattatatagtataattatagtataattaacaaacaatatttaacaCTGCTTGCAAGCCGGTGTTAAGCTAACTACTGTCttggtattattttattttaatttacagtaaaaatgctAGCAAGCTTTTCAACCTTACACTAATTACTATCTGTCCAGTTACTTTATTGTGTAATTAATATATTAGGCGGTCTTGCTAGCAGGCTAGCTAGTGCTGGTTCAGACTAATTGGTAATTGGTactgttgtatttaaaaaaatttttacttaaCCTGTAATTGTCCcagcataaacattttttttttaccagcacaAACACCGCACTactgaaaaaaaaggacagcgagcataatttgttccggaagcctgcttgtacagtatatcaaaacacttgtatatcaaagctaATTTCCCCTTAAGAATCAACGGAAACTccaattattcattccacagctcaaaaatattcatataaaaatcattaatacaaaatataaagtaaaaataaaataaattaacctgcactttactgtTGAAAGGAAATGGTGTTAGGGAGGGAAAAAGCAGGAGGAGAGGGGCTACTGTTTGGGGGGGGttctgtgtaggatgactttctcacacacacacacacacacacacacacacacacacacacaaaggcattACAGATATATTCAGCAATACGGGACAAATTTGGgtatgatattgcttttattcaacagttctgcaaacataatttattatcaacagattatgatttgttccTTTATTTAACCAATCAATTTGCTCTGCAAACAAAAATCTTGTTATTATTacgctttagaatatcagtcCCTTAAATTCTGGGTtcgggttgaatcccaaatagcttgtaatggaaagctagtgtccCAAACAAGTAGGGCCCTTGATCAGGCTCAGGAGTAGCTTTGTACCtggaaataaaagaacagagaTAGATATGTGATTCAGAACAACTTAGAAGCATTATTAACGGGTCAAAGTGTTTTTGAATATGATATACCACTGTCAGGTATGTTTTCTtgttgaaagtgcttctgtgattGGGTTTGAATGAGGGTTTTGGCATTCAGTTGATCTCTCCCCTCAGTACTTACCTTCTTACACCCATACTGCGACCGGCAGTCAGTGCAATTAACAATTATTAGAACATCTGGATTGCTCAGTCCGAATATTTGCTCATTCACAATATagttaacaaataaaaaccctAAGAGTAATATGAGAACACAGTTCATAAACTATCCAATACAATTATAAAATCTCCCTTATTACCTTTGTTTGTGTTGGTAATGTCAGGACATGGCCAGTGTGTCTCAGGGGAATGCTTATGTCAGCCTGGCTGGACAGGTGAGAGTTGTGGCTGCCCCGTCTCCACAGAAAGCTGTGTGTCGTCTGATGGCTTGGTGTGCAGTGGGCATGGAAAGTGTGTCTgtggcaagtgtgtgtgtgatcacctCCGACGCTCTGGAACATTCTGTGAGAAGTGTACAACCTGCTCAAACGCCTGTCTATCACACTGGTAAATacgttttattttctcttttacttCTGGTGGTTCCTGCAGGCCATACTGGCCCTCAACCAGGACAACATCTAGGAGTAGTTATAGAagcatatataaatatgaaaagtgtattttacttcttttattgagtcccggtttgacttgaacacccctcctCCATACctcacccacacccacacatccAACATTCCTGTCAGTACACAGGTATATCTGGATTCATAAATATGTTATATTTTGCATGTCTttctgtatgtgcatgtgtgtgactAATGAAATTTTACTTGTTTATCCCcaaaaatgcataaattttTCTCTTATCGGCTCTCTAACTCTTTTGTCTCCTTGTCTCAGGAATTGCGTGGACTGCCACCTGTCTAAAGGCCTTGATGCAAATGATACACAACAATGCAATAGAAGCTGCACTGCGCTGGTGGCCTATGTTGATGACATAACTGGTATGTTAGTTTGATAAAGTGTGTTTAGGGCTTGGGAATCTGCGTCAGCTCTCATTGATCTGCCATACTgtctggacatttgtttacattcagtgtttaCACAAAGCATGATGTGAGTCATGGTTTGGATGTGACTTCATTCTGCATAGCATCTTCAGGAAGCACCCAAAAGACAAGGGACTAAATAAGGACAGAATTctaaagaacacaaaatgttACTGTAATGATAAAAGATTTTAGACTGATCCAACCCTAAAATGCAAGGCACCTTCTTAACCTTTGATACATACTTGCTTAGTGTGCAATACAAATTGATCTACAATCTAAGTTTAAACTGCTAATTGagtaataaaaaagatttaattatattatgaaATATCTTATGGCGATAAGAGGTTCTGGACCATATCAGACACATTCTGAGCTAAACATTATACTACATTGTTCATAAATAATATCTATTAAAGATATTGCAAGTAATGTTTTCTCAGATTTGGGATTTTCCCTGTGGTGAACTGGGACAAAGGTTAAACATGGAATACGTCTCTATCTCTTCTCTTTGGCCTAACTACCTCACATTTGGCTTTAACCAGTAAAGGctgacatttttgttaaatagtaACTATGAAGTGACGGCCAGTGGTGTTCTGGAAGACTATTGTATTCCACTGTGTAGTGCACTGAGGCGTGTAACATACTGAGGGCATCAGTGGTTTATTGGTGGAATCCTTGTCTTTTTCCAACGCTCACCCCGCCGGTGAGGGAGGCATAAATTATTGATCTTATAAAATATcttagtgccagtcccaagaCCAGACCAAATCATAGCATTAAATCAGAATGAGCACCTGGTGTAAACTCAGGTAGTCAAGGTATTTTCACTTTGGTGTCTCCTAAAGTCGAATGTGTATATAtgtcagaatatacagtatataaattggCATTATctgatcaataaagtatctatctatctgtctgtctgtctgtctgtctatctatctaaacaGTAGATGACGAAGaacacaattttttaattttttctaattttaaacaattattatgtCTGACACTCAAGgttttccttatttttaaagctgtaaGCATTGAGGTTTTAGGCAAAATGTAACATTTCAGTGCCAGCATAAAGTACCaaagtgaaactgaaactgGTACAGGacgaggctgatgatgctgtcaACTAAAGTTTTTAAATTGCTCATAATGCTTCTTGTGATCTTCAGCAGTCTTTacaattaaaaaggttttgatTAATATCCGATTATGGTAATCCAGTGCCACTACTTTCTGTTGTGCCCATCAAAGCATGAGTTTGCTATAGTTTTATTAAAACCCAACCCACATATTATTGATACTAAATTGCATACTTAAAAAACCACAAACACATCTGCAGGCTGATATATCCATACATGTCAAAACAGTAGGAGGGGGAAAATCACACCAAATTTTTTCAgccaaaatcacacaaaatacATACTTACATGACTTAAACAGTTCTGGCACATTTGTGACTCAAAGAAATCATGCACAAAATATCCTTTGTCAGTTACTGCAATACTTctgaaaaagttgaaaaaagcTCATTTTTCTAAAAACTGCAAAACAGGAGTTATCTCCCTTTGCTGTCAATCTGTTTGTATATGTTTATAGTAGTTTATTACATTCATACTGCATCTGGAATATATAAAAGGTAACGCAGATGAACTTTAACTGCATAGAGTTCTCCGTCTCATGCAGGGCTGATCAGGGGGAAGTACTGTCTGTACCACAGCAGGGAGCAGTGCGTCATCAGGTTCCACGTGGACATGGCCTTACACGGGCCACAGCTATGGATCAGCAAGCATGCTGGTAAATTATAGATCTACtttctactctctctctctctcgctctcgctctctctctctctctgtctctgtctctctctgtctctctctgttgctCTTTCATTTTCTGATCCATTCTGAAAGCATGACATTAAGTGTGAACACACATCTGTGTGCCTTTCTGTTTTCATCCCACACTCATCATGTAAAGATTATGGTGTCTTTGTGATGCGTGAATCATGGACTGTGTGAGAGTTGTGGAGATGGTATtgttacttttcttttcttgtgtcTCATGGTCTTTCACCTACAAATGTCACAGAGGCTATGTTCTTAGCCTGGGTTTAAGGCCTTCAAACAAGGCaggcttttgtgtgtgtgtgtgtgtgtgtgtgtgtgtgtgtgtgtgtgtgtgtgtgtgtgtgtgtgtgtgtgtgtgtgtgtttgtgtgtgtgtttgtgtgtgtgtttgtgtgtgtgtgtgtgtgtgtatgcgcatcCTCCCTGTCCCCTCCCAATGAGTTTGACATTCCCCAatttccctctccctgtctttGCTGCCAGATCACCATGGCAACAGGCTGAAATGTCAATACACTACTTTAGCCTCTTTGTATGTGGAGTAGCAGTTCGATGCCAAGCCTACTGGATTTCACAATCTCTGATAACACAGCTGACAGCGGCTGCTGATCTATAAATGGCCGAAATCTGCTGCGCACCAGCAGTTCCGGTCAGAGCCTTGGTTTCAGCTCGATCCAGCTTGTGTCCCACTGCTGCTTattccacaattttttttttactgtccaGCTGTTCCTGACATCTTCACTGATGATTAAGTAAACATGTTCGTGTTTTCTTCACAGTGTGCTGTTTATGAATGGATTTAAGTCCTGGCACTGTTTTTCTCTTCGTTGGGTTTTTGGTCTGCATCAAAATGGAGGTTGCAGTCTTATCTTTCCAGTG harbors:
- the itgb8 gene encoding integrin beta-8 isoform X2; protein product: MKTTWRGSTPFPGAAMSSWLLVYWNLVLRSALLGVVSAAASSSSLPADNKCGSPLVSTCRECLSRGPDCSWCFQKSFLDGTDISERCGSAAQLMLKGCSREFIENPGVKVEANLTLSSSQVTPRDISIQLRPGSEANFIIEVKQLELYPVDLYYLVDVSASMQENLNQLKTVGENLSYRMKEHSSDFQVGFGSFVDKPVSPYIDVHPSQISNPCSDFEIDCRPAHGFIHVLPITNNMTEFKHVIQQQRISGNMDTPEGGFDAMLQAAVCQKDIGWRPEAKHLLLFMTDEPSHLALDSKLAGIVVPHDGRCHLEDGTYSQSAHMEHPTIGQLAEKLLHNNIYSVFAVKHVQYEWYEDLVAFLPGTYLGILPGNLTNLVVDAYKKLLSDVRVEVEVEDREAHRFWVSVKAVCPTGSTASGSSKCTNVQPGQKVFFNITVGMRACPERDDALRKPNNPEVKLVVKPVGFNESTIVRVRQACVCSCGGAGPCHDNPETPPCSSGINSAVERGLMDSCQDVKSGLMCSGRGTCVCGACVCDRSKLGTIYGQFCEKDDFSCPNERGVMCGGHGQCVSGECLCQPGWTGESCGCPVSTESCVSSDGLVCSGHGKCVCGKCVCDHLRRSGTFCEKCTTCSNACLSHWNCVDCHLSKGLDANDTQQCNRSCTALVAYVDDITGLIRGKYCLYHSREQCVIRFHVDMALHGPQLWISKHAECVSIYRYFKTFLGIFLFTVLLGLGILAGVRLLLRGKNWSLRGHVVQQYDVSSKVCVCLEPILCTHLQREDDYLQTRLSP
- the itgb8 gene encoding integrin beta-8 isoform X1 — encoded protein: MKTTWRGSTPFPGAAMSSWLLVYWNLVLRSALLGVVSAAASSSSLPADNKCGSPLVSTCRECLSRGPDCSWCFQKSFLDGTDISERCGSAAQLMLKGCSREFIENPGVKVEANLTLSSSQVTPRDISIQLRPGSEANFIIEVKQLELYPVDLYYLVDVSASMQENLNQLKTVGENLSYRMKEHSSDFQVGFGSFVDKPVSPYIDVHPSQISNPCSDFEIDCRPAHGFIHVLPITNNMTEFKHVIQQQRISGNMDTPEGGFDAMLQAAVCQKDIGWRPEAKHLLLFMTDEPSHLALDSKLAGIVVPHDGRCHLEDGTYSQSAHMEHPTIGQLAEKLLHNNIYSVFAVKHVQYEWYEDLVAFLPGTYLGILPGNLTNLVVDAYKKLLSDVRVEVEVEDREAHRFWVSVKAVCPTGSTASGSSKCTNVQPGQKVFFNITVGMRACPERDDALRKPNNPEVKLVVKPVGFNESTIVRVRQACVCSCGGAGPCHDNPETPPCSSGINSAVERGLMDSCQDVKSGLMCSGRGTCVCGACVCDRSKLGTIYGQFCEKDDFSCPNERGVMCGGHGQCVSGECLCQPGWTGESCGCPVSTESCVSSDGLVCSGHGKCVCGKCVCDHLRRSGTFCEKCTTCSNACLSHWNCVDCHLSKGLDANDTQQCNRSCTALVAYVDDITGLIRGKYCLYHSREQCVIRFHVDMALHGPQLWISKHAECVSIYRYFKTFLGIFLFTVLLGLGILAGVRLLLRGKNWSLRGHVVQQYDVSSKNPSYAPTSSEKTITYRRDCLHEHPMEMHIHIHKMPLHDICP
- the itgb8 gene encoding integrin beta-8 isoform X3, coding for MQENLNQLKTVGENLSYRMKEHSSDFQVGFGSFVDKPVSPYIDVHPSQISNPCSDFEIDCRPAHGFIHVLPITNNMTEFKHVIQQQRISGNMDTPEGGFDAMLQAAVCQKDIGWRPEAKHLLLFMTDEPSHLALDSKLAGIVVPHDGRCHLEDGTYSQSAHMEHPTIGQLAEKLLHNNIYSVFAVKHVQYEWYEDLVAFLPGTYLGILPGNLTNLVVDAYKKLLSDVRVEVEVEDREAHRFWVSVKAVCPTGSTASGSSKCTNVQPGQKVFFNITVGMRACPERDDALRKPNNPEVKLVVKPVGFNESTIVRVRQACVCSCGGAGPCHDNPETPPCSSGINSAVERGLMDSCQDVKSGLMCSGRGTCVCGACVCDRSKLGTIYGQFCEKDDFSCPNERGVMCGGHGQCVSGECLCQPGWTGESCGCPVSTESCVSSDGLVCSGHGKCVCGKCVCDHLRRSGTFCEKCTTCSNACLSHWNCVDCHLSKGLDANDTQQCNRSCTALVAYVDDITGLIRGKYCLYHSREQCVIRFHVDMALHGPQLWISKHAECVSIYRYFKTFLGIFLFTVLLGLGILAGVRLLLRGKNWSLRGHVVQQYDVSSKNPSYAPTSSEKTITYRRDCLHEHPMEMHIHIHKMPLHDICP